One region of Streptomyces leeuwenhoekii genomic DNA includes:
- a CDS encoding DJ-1/PfpI family protein, whose product MQIAIVLYDRFTALDAVGPYETLCRLPDAETVFVAERTGPVRTDTGSLALTADRTLDEVTAPDVVVVPGGPGQSPQMENTALLDWLRTADAASTWTTSVCTGSLLLAAAGLLKGRRATSHWLALDHLRPFGAEPTGERVVTDGKYVTAAGVSAGIDMGLTLLGRIAGDDHARMVQLVTEYDPQPPYEAGSPLKAPEHIVAGLRARSRFILT is encoded by the coding sequence ATGCAGATCGCGATCGTCCTCTACGACCGTTTCACCGCCCTCGACGCCGTGGGCCCCTACGAGACCCTCTGCCGCCTGCCGGACGCGGAGACCGTCTTCGTCGCCGAGCGGACCGGCCCCGTCCGCACCGACACCGGCAGCCTCGCCCTCACCGCCGACCGCACCCTGGACGAGGTCACCGCCCCCGACGTCGTGGTCGTGCCCGGCGGCCCCGGCCAGAGCCCGCAGATGGAGAACACCGCACTCCTGGACTGGCTGCGCACCGCCGACGCCGCCAGCACCTGGACGACATCGGTGTGCACCGGCTCCCTGCTGCTCGCCGCCGCCGGACTCCTGAAGGGCCGGCGCGCGACCTCCCACTGGCTGGCCCTGGACCATCTCAGGCCCTTCGGCGCCGAACCGACGGGGGAGCGGGTCGTCACCGACGGCAAGTACGTCACCGCCGCCGGTGTCTCCGCCGGTATCGACATGGGCCTCACCCTGCTGGGCCGGATCGCCGGCGACGACCACGCCCGGATGGTCCAGCTCGTCACGGAGTACGACCCGCAGCCGCCCTACGAGGCGGGATCGCCGCTCAAGGCGCCCGAGCACATCGTCGCCGGGCTCCGGGCGCGCAGCCGGTTCATCCTGACGTAG
- a CDS encoding GlxA family transcriptional regulator produces the protein MTQRTVLVVLFDGVQSLDVSGPVEVFAGAEAYAPGTYRIRTASLDGAPVRGSSGLTLVPDGTLDAEPRPHTLLVPGGQGTRRPDPRLRDWVRAHGPSADRLVSVCTGAILLAEAGLLDGRRATTHWAYCAKLARDHPAVEVDPDPVYVRDGHVATSAGVTAGIDLALALVEEDLGRDAALTVARHLVVFLRRPGNQAQFSAQLAAQTAQREPLRDVQQWITEHPGADLTVEALAARARLSPRHFSRAFRTETGMTPGRYVDRVRLEHARRLLEDTADGVEEISRASGYGTPEAMRRAFLKALGTAPAEYRRRFRPATTP, from the coding sequence ATGACGCAGCGCACCGTCCTCGTCGTCCTCTTCGACGGAGTGCAGAGCCTCGATGTGAGCGGCCCCGTGGAGGTCTTCGCCGGGGCGGAGGCGTACGCCCCGGGGACGTACCGCATCCGCACCGCCTCCCTCGACGGTGCTCCCGTGCGCGGCTCCAGCGGACTGACCCTCGTCCCCGACGGGACCCTCGACGCGGAGCCGCGCCCGCACACCCTGCTCGTCCCCGGCGGCCAGGGCACCCGCCGCCCCGACCCCCGCCTGCGCGACTGGGTGCGCGCCCACGGGCCGAGCGCCGACCGTCTGGTCTCCGTGTGCACCGGCGCCATCCTGCTCGCCGAGGCCGGCCTGCTGGACGGGCGCCGGGCCACGACCCACTGGGCGTACTGCGCCAAGCTGGCCCGCGACCACCCGGCCGTCGAGGTCGACCCCGACCCCGTCTACGTGCGGGACGGACATGTCGCCACCTCGGCCGGCGTCACCGCCGGCATCGACCTCGCCCTCGCCCTGGTGGAGGAGGACCTGGGCCGGGACGCCGCCCTCACCGTCGCCCGCCATCTGGTGGTGTTCTTGCGGCGGCCCGGCAACCAGGCCCAGTTCAGCGCCCAGCTCGCCGCCCAGACCGCACAGCGGGAGCCGCTCCGGGACGTCCAGCAGTGGATCACCGAGCATCCCGGCGCCGACCTCACCGTCGAGGCCCTCGCCGCCCGCGCCCGCCTCTCGCCCCGCCACTTCTCCCGCGCCTTCCGCACGGAGACCGGCATGACACCCGGCAGATACGTCGACCGGGTCCGGCTGGAACACGCCCGCCGCCTGCTGGAGGACACCGCCGACGGCGTCGAGGAGATCTCCCGCGCCAGCGGCTACGGCACCCCCGAGGCCATGCGGCGCGCCTTCCTCAAGGCCCTCGGGACGGCCCCCGCCGAATACCGCCGCAGATTCCGCCCCGCCACCACCCCCTGA
- a CDS encoding SCO6745 family protein, whose amino-acid sequence MTTAALEPRAGRRCHNALNTLHSTHYFSPDLGRELGAVGITHPRAVNFAVRAAALGPVGAGAVTAAFYNYKHELVARHVPAVWRSAAPEQVLAARLRAADATLRRLLGEETVGSPEMAEAARLALRAAEGCARPARPLYSAHADLPVPDEPHLALWHAATLLREHRGDGHLAALAAAELDGLEALVTHTATGRGMTPKWVFSTRGWTREEWDAAVARLRERGLLDGAGELTERGVALREEIERETDRLDAAPYARLGAEGVARLTELAGGFARTAAYAGAFPADLLGKG is encoded by the coding sequence ATGACGACTGCCGCCTTGGAGCCGCGCGCCGGCCGCCGCTGCCACAACGCGCTCAACACCCTGCACTCGACGCACTACTTCTCGCCCGACCTGGGGCGGGAGCTGGGCGCGGTCGGGATCACCCACCCCCGGGCCGTCAACTTCGCGGTGCGCGCGGCGGCGCTCGGCCCGGTCGGGGCCGGTGCGGTGACGGCGGCGTTCTACAACTACAAGCACGAGCTCGTGGCCCGGCACGTGCCCGCGGTGTGGCGGAGCGCCGCTCCGGAGCAGGTGCTGGCGGCACGCCTGCGCGCCGCCGACGCCACCCTGCGCCGTCTGCTGGGCGAGGAGACCGTGGGGTCGCCGGAGATGGCGGAGGCCGCGCGGCTGGCGCTGCGGGCCGCCGAGGGCTGCGCGCGCCCCGCCCGGCCGCTGTACTCCGCCCACGCCGACCTCCCCGTCCCCGACGAGCCGCACCTCGCGCTGTGGCACGCCGCGACCCTGCTGCGCGAGCACCGGGGCGACGGGCACCTCGCCGCGCTGGCGGCCGCGGAGCTGGACGGCCTGGAGGCGCTGGTGACCCACACCGCGACCGGCAGGGGCATGACACCGAAGTGGGTGTTCTCCACCCGCGGCTGGACGCGGGAGGAGTGGGACGCGGCGGTGGCCCGGCTGCGGGAGCGCGGCCTGCTCGACGGCGCGGGAGAGCTGACCGAGCGGGGTGTGGCGCTGCGCGAGGAGATCGAGCGGGAGACGGACCGGCTGGACGCCGCCCCCTACGCGCGTCTGGGCGCCGAGGGCGTCGCGCGCCTGACCGAGCTCGCGGGCGGCTTCGCGCGCACCGCGGCCTACGCCGGCGCCTTCCCCGCGGACCTGCTCGGCAAGGGCTGA
- a CDS encoding LPFR motif small protein has translation MFRAIADVLRQIGGAIATVVTLPFRALARLFGGASSTTRSRRA, from the coding sequence GTGTTCCGTGCCATCGCAGACGTGCTGCGCCAGATCGGCGGCGCCATCGCCACCGTCGTGACGCTCCCCTTCCGGGCCCTGGCCCGGCTCTTCGGCGGAGCGTCGTCCACCACCCGCAGCCGCCGGGCCTGA
- a CDS encoding Tex family protein — translation MTTPGAGGSSGSSAAGTIEGRIAEELGVRERQVKAAVELLDGGSTVPFIARYRKEATEMLDDAQLRTIEERLRYLRELEDRRTAILESVREQGKLTGELEAAIRGAETKARLEDIYLPYKPKRRTKAQIAREAGLEPLAEGLLADPSVDPLAAAASFVDADKGVADPQAALDGARAILTERFSEDPDLIGELRERMWVRGRLAAKVREGKEEAGAKFADYFDFSEPFTALPSHRVLAMLRGEKEEVLDLVLEPEDPAEAPTGRSSYEAIIANRFGIADRGRPADKWLADTVRWAWRTRVLVHLGIDIRLRLRTAAEDEAVKVFAANLRDLLLAAPAGTRATIGLDPGFRTGVKVAVVDGTGKVVATDIIHPHVPANRWDEAIAKLARLAKEHAVELVAIGNGTASRETDKLAGELIARHPELKLTKVMVSEAGASVYSASAFASQELPELDVSLRGAVSIARRLQDPLAELVKIDPKSIGVGQYQHDLSEVKLSRSLDAVVEDCVNGVGVDVNTASAPLLARVSGISAGLAENIVAHRDANGPFRSRSQLKKVPRLGPKAFEQCAGFLRIRGGDDPLDASSVHPEAYPVVRRMVKTTGQEVAALIGNTGVLRSLRPQDYVDETFGLPTVTDILKELEKPGRDPRPAFRTATFKDGVEKISDLSAGMVLEGVVTNVAAFGAFVDVGVHQDGLVHVSAMSKTFVKDPRDVVKPGDIVKVKVLDVDIPRKRISLTLRLDDEAAPQGQQRERGGRPPQQRQRQQRQGQGRSGNQPRQGQASAANSAMADALRRAGLA, via the coding sequence GTGACGACACCCGGGGCCGGCGGGTCCAGTGGATCCAGCGCGGCGGGGACCATCGAAGGCAGGATCGCCGAGGAGCTCGGCGTACGGGAGCGGCAGGTCAAGGCCGCCGTGGAGCTGCTCGACGGCGGTTCGACGGTGCCCTTCATCGCCCGCTACCGCAAGGAAGCGACCGAGATGCTCGACGATGCGCAACTGCGCACGATCGAGGAGCGGCTGCGCTACCTGCGGGAGCTGGAGGACCGCCGGACGGCGATCCTGGAGTCGGTGCGCGAACAGGGCAAGCTCACCGGCGAGCTGGAGGCCGCGATCCGGGGCGCCGAGACCAAGGCGCGCCTGGAGGACATCTACCTGCCCTACAAGCCCAAGCGGCGCACGAAGGCGCAGATCGCGCGTGAGGCGGGCCTGGAGCCGCTGGCCGAGGGGCTGCTCGCCGATCCGTCGGTCGATCCCCTGGCCGCGGCCGCCTCGTTCGTCGACGCGGACAAGGGGGTGGCCGATCCGCAGGCGGCCCTGGACGGGGCCCGGGCGATCCTCACCGAGCGGTTCTCCGAGGACCCCGACCTGATCGGCGAGCTGCGCGAGCGGATGTGGGTGCGCGGGCGGCTGGCGGCCAAGGTGCGGGAGGGCAAGGAGGAGGCGGGCGCCAAGTTCGCCGACTACTTCGACTTCTCCGAGCCGTTCACCGCGCTGCCCTCGCACCGGGTCCTGGCCATGCTGCGCGGCGAGAAGGAGGAGGTGCTCGACCTCGTCCTGGAGCCCGAGGACCCGGCCGAGGCCCCCACGGGCCGCTCGTCGTACGAGGCGATCATCGCCAACCGGTTCGGGATCGCCGACCGCGGGCGCCCCGCCGACAAGTGGCTGGCCGACACCGTCCGCTGGGCCTGGCGCACCCGCGTCCTGGTCCACCTCGGCATCGACATCCGGCTGCGGCTGCGCACCGCCGCCGAGGACGAGGCCGTGAAGGTGTTCGCCGCCAATCTGCGCGACCTGCTGCTCGCCGCCCCGGCCGGGACCCGCGCGACGATCGGCCTCGACCCCGGCTTCCGTACGGGGGTGAAGGTCGCCGTGGTCGACGGCACCGGCAAGGTGGTGGCGACGGACATCATCCACCCGCACGTCCCGGCCAACAGGTGGGACGAGGCGATCGCGAAGCTGGCGCGGCTGGCGAAGGAGCACGCGGTCGAGCTGGTCGCGATCGGCAACGGCACCGCCTCCCGCGAGACGGACAAGCTCGCCGGCGAACTCATCGCCAGGCACCCGGAGCTGAAGCTGACCAAGGTGATGGTCTCCGAGGCCGGGGCGTCGGTGTACTCGGCCTCCGCCTTCGCCTCGCAGGAACTGCCGGAGCTGGACGTGTCGCTGCGCGGCGCGGTGTCGATCGCCCGCCGGCTGCAGGATCCGCTGGCCGAGCTGGTGAAGATCGACCCGAAGTCGATCGGTGTCGGCCAGTACCAGCACGACCTGTCCGAGGTGAAGCTGTCGCGGTCGCTGGACGCGGTGGTCGAGGACTGTGTGAACGGCGTGGGCGTGGACGTCAACACGGCCTCCGCCCCGCTGCTGGCCCGGGTCTCCGGCATCAGCGCGGGCCTCGCGGAGAACATCGTGGCGCACCGGGACGCCAACGGGCCGTTCCGTTCCCGTTCCCAGCTCAAGAAGGTGCCCCGGCTCGGCCCGAAGGCGTTCGAGCAGTGCGCGGGCTTCCTGCGCATCCGCGGCGGAGACGATCCGCTGGACGCCTCCAGCGTGCACCCCGAGGCGTATCCGGTGGTGCGGCGCATGGTGAAGACCACCGGGCAGGAGGTCGCCGCCCTCATCGGCAACACGGGCGTGCTGCGGTCGCTGCGCCCGCAGGACTACGTGGACGAGACGTTCGGCCTGCCGACCGTCACCGACATCCTCAAGGAGCTGGAGAAGCCGGGGCGCGACCCGCGGCCCGCGTTCCGGACGGCCACCTTCAAGGACGGCGTGGAGAAGATCTCCGACCTGTCCGCCGGGATGGTCCTGGAGGGCGTCGTGACCAACGTGGCGGCCTTCGGGGCGTTCGTGGACGTCGGCGTGCACCAGGACGGCCTGGTCCATGTCTCGGCGATGTCGAAGACGTTCGTGAAGGACCCGCGGGACGTGGTCAAGCCCGGGGACATCGTGAAGGTGAAGGTCCTCGACGTCGACATCCCGCGCAAGCGGATCTCGCTGACGCTGCGGCTGGACGACGAGGCGGCCCCGCAGGGGCAGCAGCGCGAGCGCGGCGGCCGGCCCCCGCAGCAGCGGCAACGGCAGCAGCGCCAGGGCCAGGGTCGTTCGGGGAACCAGCCCCGGCAGGGCCAGGCGTCGGCCGCCAACAGCGCGATGGCCGACGCGCTGCGGAGGGCCGGACTGGCGTAG
- a CDS encoding LLM class flavin-dependent oxidoreductase has product MTTVRIGVMYDRDWAPEGLPGFAREAEALGVDDLWVVEDLGWNGGVSAAAVALGATERLRVGIGITPAPLRSPALLAMELATLARVFPGRLVAGIGHGVREWMVAVGAAPRSPLALLEETIGSVRALLRGERVELEGREVRLDGVRLVHPPVEPPPVVAGVVRPRSLELSGRVADGTVIAEGHGPREVESARALAGKGGAGPGHTLTVLAFCCVGDDPQQAEETLRPQVEGQAAWLGRPAEQVFTVSGRAGEAADRIRELAAAGADTVVLRVAGAEPLQQLGRVLRALGR; this is encoded by the coding sequence ATGACGACCGTACGGATCGGCGTGATGTACGACCGCGACTGGGCCCCGGAAGGGCTGCCCGGGTTCGCGCGGGAGGCAGAGGCGCTCGGGGTGGACGACCTCTGGGTGGTCGAGGACCTCGGGTGGAACGGGGGTGTGTCCGCCGCGGCCGTGGCGCTCGGGGCGACGGAGCGGCTGCGGGTGGGCATCGGGATCACCCCCGCGCCGCTGCGCAGTCCGGCTCTGCTGGCGATGGAACTGGCCACCCTGGCGAGGGTGTTCCCGGGCCGGCTGGTGGCCGGGATCGGGCACGGGGTGCGGGAGTGGATGGTCGCGGTCGGTGCCGCGCCGCGCTCGCCGCTCGCCCTGCTCGAGGAGACGATTGGTTCGGTCCGTGCCCTGCTGCGCGGGGAGCGGGTCGAGCTGGAGGGCCGGGAAGTGCGGCTGGACGGCGTCCGGTTGGTGCATCCGCCCGTCGAACCGCCGCCGGTGGTCGCGGGTGTGGTGCGGCCCCGTTCCCTGGAGCTGTCCGGGCGGGTCGCGGACGGCACGGTGATCGCCGAGGGGCACGGGCCCCGTGAGGTCGAGTCGGCCCGGGCGCTGGCCGGGAAGGGCGGGGCCGGTCCCGGCCACACCCTGACGGTGCTCGCCTTCTGCTGCGTGGGCGACGATCCGCAGCAGGCCGAGGAGACGCTGCGGCCTCAGGTGGAGGGCCAGGCTGCCTGGCTCGGGCGCCCGGCGGAGCAGGTGTTCACCGTCTCCGGCCGGGCCGGGGAAGCCGCCGACCGGATCCGCGAACTGGCGGCTGCCGGAGCGGACACGGTCGTCCTGCGGGTGGCCGGTGCGGAGCCGCTGCAGCAGCTCGGCCGCGTGCTGCGGGCCCTCGGCCGCTGA
- a CDS encoding ROK family transcriptional regulator has translation MAGTAGSPGTPSVLRAMNDRAALDLLVAHGPLTRTRIGELTGLSKPTTSQILGRLEAAGLVRTTGSQTGRPGPNALLYEIRPDSAHVAALSADPTGITAVVADITGAERGHCRIEADAVAEDVRHRTAQLVAEATGGALRQAGLGPDDLTATVIGTPGAIDPRTGRLRYAPHLPGWHSRALRTELAEVLGTPVSIENDVNLAAIAEQYQGAAQDHDDFVLAYVDEGVGAAIVLGGTLLRGATGGAGEIGYMPLPGAPLARGGADVIAREDAGGGFQSLVAASAVRRLAGGTEDLAEALADATVLDEVARRLATGLAAVVAVVDPELVVLSGQVAQAGGEALRARVEEELTGLALPRPLLRISDLEGDPILTGALRTALTQARDTVFDTSNA, from the coding sequence ATGGCCGGTACGGCGGGTTCCCCCGGCACCCCGAGCGTGCTGCGCGCCATGAACGACCGCGCCGCGCTCGACCTGCTCGTCGCCCACGGACCGCTCACCCGCACCCGGATCGGTGAGCTGACCGGTCTGTCCAAGCCGACGACCTCGCAGATCCTGGGCCGTCTGGAGGCGGCCGGACTGGTGCGGACCACCGGCAGCCAGACCGGCCGCCCGGGCCCCAACGCGCTCCTGTACGAGATCCGACCCGACAGCGCCCATGTCGCCGCCCTGTCCGCCGACCCGACCGGCATCACCGCCGTCGTCGCCGACATCACCGGCGCCGAGCGCGGCCACTGTCGCATCGAGGCCGACGCCGTCGCCGAGGACGTGCGCCACCGCACCGCCCAGCTCGTCGCCGAGGCCACCGGCGGCGCCCTGCGGCAGGCCGGGCTCGGCCCGGACGACCTGACCGCCACCGTCATCGGCACTCCCGGCGCCATCGACCCGCGCACCGGCCGGCTGCGTTACGCCCCGCACCTGCCGGGATGGCATTCGCGCGCCCTGCGCACCGAGCTGGCGGAGGTGCTCGGCACCCCCGTCTCCATCGAGAACGACGTCAACCTCGCCGCGATCGCCGAGCAGTACCAGGGTGCCGCCCAGGACCACGACGACTTCGTCCTCGCCTATGTCGACGAGGGCGTCGGCGCCGCCATCGTGCTCGGCGGCACGCTGCTGCGCGGCGCCACCGGCGGCGCCGGCGAGATCGGCTACATGCCGCTGCCCGGCGCCCCGCTGGCGCGCGGCGGCGCCGACGTCATCGCCCGTGAGGACGCGGGAGGCGGCTTCCAGAGCCTGGTCGCCGCATCGGCGGTCCGCCGGCTGGCCGGCGGCACCGAGGACCTGGCCGAGGCGCTGGCCGACGCGACCGTGCTCGACGAGGTGGCCCGGCGCCTGGCCACCGGACTCGCCGCCGTGGTCGCCGTCGTCGACCCCGAACTCGTCGTCCTGTCCGGGCAGGTCGCCCAGGCCGGCGGCGAGGCCCTGCGCGCCCGGGTGGAGGAGGAGCTCACCGGGCTCGCCCTGCCCCGCCCGCTGCTGCGCATCAGCGACCTGGAGGGCGACCCCATCCTCACCGGCGCGCTGCGCACCGCCCTCACCCAGGCCCGCGACACCGTGTTCGACACGAGCAACGCCTGA
- a CDS encoding extracellular solute-binding protein, which produces MPRWRIPLRAPVALAAAGVLLAGCANPSTGSAEDDPAEPVTLKFWHGWSAPGEVEAIDDSIARFEKLHPNIEVRATGNVSDATTNQALRAGGDEAPDVVSSFTTHNVGQYCDSGMWVDLDPFMRKTGLDKEKVFPRSLLDYTSHQGNQCALPLLADAFGMYYNKDAFEEAGISRPPRTMSELVAAAKKLTVRSGDSYERVGFMPNFRLYQNSPDRLFAQWGPAYFDEEGHARLAEEAATYDFFETAKKLRDAQGGYDALERFRTSFGDEMSNQNAFLTGKLAMHLDGEWRGLMLDEAGAGFDWGVAPLPVPDDRPETYGRGYLTGTVVGIAHSSKHQNAAWELVRFLTADTDQVVALANAIHNVPSTYAALKSPKLDADPAFRTFLGIARNKYSRALPPSTNGGMYVVQLQDFAYSQEAGEVPDLRRGLRRLDELIDADTLQSQN; this is translated from the coding sequence ATGCCGCGATGGCGTATACCCCTGCGGGCGCCCGTGGCGCTCGCCGCGGCCGGAGTGCTGCTCGCCGGCTGCGCCAACCCGAGCACCGGCAGCGCCGAGGACGACCCGGCCGAGCCCGTCACGCTGAAGTTCTGGCACGGCTGGTCGGCGCCCGGCGAGGTGGAGGCGATCGACGACTCGATCGCCCGCTTCGAGAAGCTCCATCCGAACATCGAGGTGCGGGCCACCGGCAACGTCAGCGACGCCACCACCAACCAGGCCCTGCGTGCCGGCGGTGACGAGGCACCCGACGTCGTCTCCTCCTTCACCACCCACAACGTCGGCCAGTACTGCGACTCCGGGATGTGGGTCGACCTCGACCCGTTCATGCGCAAGACCGGCCTGGACAAGGAGAAGGTCTTCCCCCGGTCCCTGCTGGACTACACGAGTCACCAGGGCAACCAGTGCGCGCTGCCGCTGCTCGCGGACGCGTTCGGCATGTACTACAACAAGGACGCCTTCGAGGAGGCGGGCATCTCCCGTCCGCCGCGCACCATGTCCGAGTTGGTCGCCGCCGCGAAGAAGCTCACCGTCCGCAGCGGGGACTCCTACGAGCGTGTCGGTTTCATGCCCAACTTCCGACTCTACCAGAACAGTCCCGACCGCCTGTTCGCCCAGTGGGGCCCCGCCTACTTCGACGAGGAAGGGCACGCGCGGCTCGCCGAGGAGGCGGCCACGTACGACTTCTTCGAGACCGCGAAGAAGCTGCGGGACGCCCAGGGCGGGTACGACGCCCTGGAGCGGTTCCGCACCTCGTTCGGCGACGAGATGTCGAACCAGAACGCCTTCCTGACCGGCAAACTGGCGATGCACCTCGACGGCGAGTGGCGCGGGCTGATGCTGGACGAGGCCGGGGCCGGCTTCGACTGGGGCGTCGCCCCGCTGCCCGTCCCCGACGACCGGCCCGAGACCTACGGGCGCGGCTACCTCACCGGCACCGTCGTCGGCATCGCGCACAGCAGCAAGCACCAGAACGCCGCGTGGGAACTGGTGCGGTTCCTGACCGCGGACACCGATCAGGTCGTCGCCCTCGCCAACGCCATCCACAACGTGCCGTCCACGTACGCGGCCCTGAAGTCCCCGAAGCTGGACGCCGATCCGGCCTTCCGCACCTTCCTGGGCATCGCGCGGAACAAGTACAGCCGGGCGCTGCCGCCCTCCACCAACGGCGGCATGTACGTGGTGCAGTTGCAGGACTTCGCGTACAGCCAGGAGGCGGGTGAGGTCCCGGATCTGCGCCGGGGCCTGCGACGCCTCGACGAACTCATCGACGCCGACACCCTGCAGTCGCAGAACTGA
- a CDS encoding carbohydrate ABC transporter permease yields MALTLSGPARRRLRTLGFLSPWLIGFSVFFAYPLIATVYFSFMHYNQIKAPTFVGLRNWKYVFQDMPLFGPALWNTLWLVVVMVALRVVFGLSLGLLVTKIKSGVGFFRTAFYLPYLAPPVAATVAFVFLLNPATGPVNEVLSHIGITGPNWFNDPSWAKPSLVMLSLWGIGDLMVVFMAALLDVPKEQYEAAELDGAGAWSRFRYVTWPSITPIVMFAVVTGVVQTMQYYTQALVAGKIASGVSIGPGSVIQPGYPDHSTLTVPQLVYSMGFQNFNTGAACVLSLVLFAIAMAVTMLLMRKRSGLLAAED; encoded by the coding sequence ATGGCACTCACCCTCTCCGGCCCCGCGCGCCGCAGACTGCGCACGCTGGGCTTCCTCTCCCCCTGGCTGATCGGGTTCAGCGTCTTCTTCGCCTATCCGCTGATCGCCACGGTCTACTTCTCGTTCATGCACTACAACCAGATCAAGGCGCCCACCTTCGTGGGGCTGCGGAACTGGAAGTACGTGTTCCAGGACATGCCGCTGTTCGGACCCGCCCTGTGGAACACCCTGTGGCTGGTCGTGGTGATGGTGGCCCTGCGCGTCGTCTTCGGACTGTCGCTCGGACTGCTGGTGACCAAGATCAAGTCGGGCGTGGGCTTCTTCCGCACCGCCTTCTACCTGCCCTACCTGGCGCCGCCGGTGGCCGCGACGGTCGCCTTCGTCTTCCTGCTGAACCCCGCCACCGGCCCGGTGAACGAGGTCCTCTCCCACATCGGCATCACCGGCCCCAACTGGTTCAACGACCCCTCGTGGGCCAAGCCGTCCCTGGTGATGCTCTCGCTGTGGGGCATCGGCGACCTCATGGTCGTCTTCATGGCCGCCCTCCTGGACGTGCCCAAGGAGCAGTACGAGGCGGCGGAACTCGACGGCGCCGGCGCCTGGTCCCGGTTCCGGTACGTGACCTGGCCGTCCATCACGCCGATCGTGATGTTCGCCGTCGTCACCGGCGTGGTGCAGACCATGCAGTACTACACGCAGGCCCTGGTCGCCGGGAAGATCGCCTCCGGCGTCTCCATCGGCCCCGGCTCGGTGATCCAGCCCGGCTACCCGGACCACTCGACCCTCACGGTCCCCCAGCTCGTCTACTCGATGGGCTTCCAGAACTTCAACACCGGCGCGGCGTGCGTCCTCTCGCTCGTCCTGTTCGCCATCGCCATGGCCGTGACCATGCTGCTCATGCGCAAGCGCTCGGGCCTGCTCGCGGCGGAGGACTGA
- a CDS encoding carbohydrate ABC transporter permease: MTSTTPITAPAVAVERALESGPARRRARRTRVLNWIAVHSVAVAVALLFVLPFVFVFLTSVMSDDQAMSGDLWPHAWHWENYTTVFRTDGFLDWWKNSLIYAGLGTLFTVCSAIPVAYALAKFRLRGRRAAMILVISTMMLPPQVIVIPMYLVWAQQFHLSGTLWPLIIPMAFGDAYSIFLLRQFLLTIPKEYIESAKVDGCGELRTLLRVVVPMAKPGIAAIALFQFFYCWNDYFGPQIYAAQNPASWTLSYGLESFKSAHSVNWNLTMAATLLVMAPVCIVFFFAQKAFVEGVTLTGVKG; this comes from the coding sequence ATGACCTCTACGACACCGATCACGGCCCCCGCCGTCGCCGTCGAGCGCGCGCTCGAAAGCGGCCCGGCCCGCCGACGCGCCCGCCGCACGCGGGTCCTGAACTGGATCGCCGTGCACAGCGTCGCCGTCGCGGTGGCCCTGCTGTTCGTCCTGCCGTTCGTGTTCGTCTTCCTGACGTCCGTGATGAGCGACGACCAGGCGATGAGCGGCGACCTGTGGCCGCACGCGTGGCACTGGGAGAACTACACGACCGTCTTCCGTACGGACGGCTTCCTGGACTGGTGGAAGAACTCCCTGATCTACGCCGGTCTGGGCACGCTGTTCACGGTCTGCTCGGCGATCCCCGTCGCCTACGCGCTGGCCAAGTTCCGCCTCCGCGGCCGTCGTGCGGCGATGATCCTCGTCATCTCGACGATGATGCTGCCGCCGCAGGTCATCGTGATCCCGATGTATCTGGTGTGGGCCCAGCAGTTCCATCTGTCCGGCACGCTGTGGCCGCTGATCATCCCGATGGCGTTCGGCGACGCGTACTCGATCTTCCTGCTCCGCCAGTTCCTGCTGACGATCCCGAAGGAGTACATCGAGTCGGCGAAGGTCGACGGCTGCGGTGAACTGCGCACCCTGCTGCGAGTCGTGGTACCGATGGCCAAGCCGGGCATCGCCGCCATCGCGCTGTTCCAGTTCTTCTACTGCTGGAACGACTACTTCGGACCGCAGATCTACGCGGCCCAGAACCCGGCGTCCTGGACGCTGAGTTACGGTCTGGAGTCCTTCAAGTCCGCGCACAGCGTCAACTGGAACCTGACGATGGCCGCGACGCTGCTGGTGATGGCGCCGGTCTGCATCGTCTTCTTCTTCGCACAGAAAGCCTTCGTCGAAGGCGTCACCCTCACCGGAGTAAAGGGCTGA